In the Ramlibacter tataouinensis TTB310 genome, one interval contains:
- a CDS encoding phosphoribosyl-ATP diphosphatase: MTANDSLARLAAVIESRKPGRGGDPERSYVARLLHRGPDAFLKKVGEEATEVVMAAKDLERGGDPARLVGEVADLWFHSMIALAHYGLRPADVIAELERREGTSGIEEKALRKAQARDSEGGET; the protein is encoded by the coding sequence ATGACCGCCAACGATTCCCTGGCCCGCCTGGCGGCCGTGATCGAGTCCCGCAAGCCCGGCCGGGGAGGGGACCCCGAACGCAGCTACGTGGCCCGGCTGCTGCACCGCGGGCCCGACGCCTTCCTGAAGAAGGTGGGCGAGGAGGCCACGGAGGTGGTGATGGCCGCCAAGGACCTGGAGCGCGGCGGCGACCCGGCCCGGCTGGTGGGCGAGGTGGCCGACCTCTGGTTCCACAGCATGATCGCGCTGGCACACTACGGGCTGCGCCCGGCCGACGTCATCGCCGAGCTGGAGCGCCGCGAGGGCACCAGCGGCATCGAGGAGAAAGCCCTGCGCAAGGCCCAGGCGCGCGACAGCGAGGGTGGAGAAACATGA
- a CDS encoding DUF4870 family protein: MSQTDFVNYDQKTPGDRTVMHVLYALHTVAWASLGTLAVIALIVNYIKRADETDALYASHHSYMISTFWWTILWLVVTSPLYLLFIMPGVIAHGIVGLWYLYRCIRGWLRFTNGNVPS, encoded by the coding sequence ATGAGCCAGACCGACTTCGTCAACTACGACCAGAAGACCCCGGGCGACCGCACGGTGATGCACGTGCTGTACGCGCTGCACACGGTGGCCTGGGCCAGCCTGGGCACCCTGGCCGTGATCGCGCTCATCGTCAACTACATCAAGCGCGCCGACGAGACGGACGCCCTCTATGCCAGCCACCACAGCTACATGATCAGCACCTTCTGGTGGACCATCCTGTGGCTGGTGGTCACCTCCCCGCTGTACCTGCTGTTCATCATGCCGGGCGTGATCGCGCACGGCATCGTCGGCCTGTGGTACCTGTACCGCTGCATCCGCGGCTGGCTGCGCTTCACCAACGGCAACGTGCCTTCCTGA
- a CDS encoding histidine triad nucleotide-binding protein has protein sequence MSPSDPQCLFCKIVEGKIPSRKVYEDEEILAFHDIHPWAPVHFLMIPKAHIPSMAQVEPQHAALLGRLMTLAPRLALQEGCNPYPAGGFRMVVNTGAEGGQEVPHLHVHVMGGPRPWLKG, from the coding sequence ATGAGCCCCAGCGATCCCCAGTGCCTCTTCTGCAAGATCGTCGAAGGCAAGATCCCTTCGCGCAAGGTCTACGAGGACGAGGAGATCCTCGCCTTCCACGACATCCATCCCTGGGCGCCGGTCCACTTCCTCATGATCCCCAAGGCGCACATCCCGTCCATGGCCCAGGTGGAGCCGCAGCACGCCGCGCTGCTCGGCCGCCTCATGACCCTGGCGCCGCGCCTGGCTCTGCAGGAAGGCTGCAATCCCTATCCCGCGGGCGGCTTCCGCATGGTCGTCAACACCGGCGCGGAAGGCGGGCAGGAGGTTCCCCACCTGCACGTGCACGTCATGGGCGGACCCCGCCCCTGGCTCAAAGGCTGA
- the tatA gene encoding Sec-independent protein translocase subunit TatA: MGSFSIWHWLIVLLIIVLVFGTKKLKNIGSDLGGAVKGFKDGIKEGSTPETPVPPQQVTTSGQPGNDGKTTIDVEARNKS, translated from the coding sequence ATGGGTTCGTTTTCCATCTGGCATTGGCTGATCGTGCTGTTGATCATCGTGCTGGTGTTCGGCACGAAGAAGCTCAAGAACATCGGTTCCGATCTCGGTGGCGCGGTCAAGGGTTTCAAGGACGGCATCAAGGAGGGTTCGACCCCCGAGACGCCGGTCCCGCCGCAGCAGGTCACCACTTCCGGGCAGCCCGGCAACGACGGCAAGACCACCATTGACGTCGAGGCGCGCAACAAGTCGTGA
- the tatB gene encoding Sec-independent protein translocase protein TatB, which yields MIDLGISKMALIGAVALIVIGPEKLPRVARTVGTLLGKAQRYVNDVKAEVNRSMELDELRKMKDTVESAARDVESSIHSTTADFEKQFSEATTTSSPGTGLEPPPSYPEYKRPRKNWRIKQGAVPGWYKARTGVRRHALSGAARVARFRPKKFN from the coding sequence GTGATCGATCTCGGCATTTCCAAGATGGCCCTGATCGGCGCCGTGGCGCTGATCGTCATCGGGCCCGAAAAACTGCCGCGCGTGGCCCGCACCGTGGGCACGCTGCTGGGCAAGGCGCAGCGCTACGTCAACGACGTCAAGGCCGAGGTGAACCGGTCCATGGAGTTGGACGAGCTGCGCAAGATGAAGGACACGGTGGAAAGCGCCGCGCGCGACGTGGAGAGTTCCATCCACAGCACCACCGCCGACTTCGAGAAGCAGTTCTCCGAGGCGACCACAACGTCGTCCCCCGGCACCGGCCTGGAGCCGCCGCCGTCCTACCCCGAGTACAAGCGCCCCCGGAAAAACTGGCGCATCAAGCAGGGCGCGGTGCCCGGCTGGTACAAGGCCCGCACAGGCGTGCGCCGGCATGCCTTGTCCGGCGCGGCCCGGGTGGCCCGCTTCCGGCCGAAGAAGTTCAACTGA
- the tatC gene encoding twin-arginine translocase subunit TatC — protein sequence MADPNKEDELAGTEQPFVAHLVELRDRLIKALIAVAVVAAVLFAWPGPGALYDILAAPLVAHLPKGATLIATSVISPFLVPLKILLMAAFLIALPVVLYQAWAFIAPGLYTHEKKLVMPLVISSTLLFFVGVAFCYFFVFGQVFSFIQGFAPKSITAAPDIEAYLSFVMTMFLAFGLAFEVPIVVIVLARLGVVSIEKLKAFRSYFIVLAFVIAAVVTPPDVVSQLALAIPMVLLYEVGIWAAQIFIKHTKAPEEGATAADS from the coding sequence ATGGCTGATCCCAACAAGGAAGACGAGCTCGCAGGCACCGAGCAGCCCTTCGTCGCCCACCTGGTGGAACTGCGCGACCGGCTGATCAAGGCCCTGATCGCCGTCGCCGTCGTCGCCGCCGTGCTGTTCGCATGGCCGGGGCCGGGCGCGCTCTACGACATCCTGGCCGCGCCGCTGGTGGCGCACCTGCCCAAGGGCGCGACGCTGATCGCCACCTCGGTGATCTCGCCGTTCCTGGTGCCGCTGAAGATCCTGCTGATGGCGGCGTTCCTGATCGCGCTGCCGGTGGTGCTGTACCAGGCCTGGGCCTTCATCGCGCCGGGGCTGTACACGCACGAGAAGAAGCTGGTCATGCCGCTGGTGATCTCCAGCACCCTGCTGTTCTTCGTCGGCGTGGCGTTCTGCTACTTCTTCGTGTTCGGCCAAGTGTTCTCCTTCATCCAGGGCTTCGCGCCCAAGAGCATCACGGCGGCGCCGGACATCGAGGCCTACCTCAGCTTCGTGATGACCATGTTCCTGGCCTTCGGCCTGGCTTTCGAGGTGCCCATCGTGGTGATCGTGCTGGCCCGGCTGGGCGTGGTCAGCATCGAGAAGCTCAAGGCCTTCCGCAGCTACTTCATCGTGCTGGCCTTCGTCATCGCGGCGGTGGTCACGCCGCCGGACGTGGTGTCCCAGCTGGCGCTGGCCATTCCCATGGTGCTGCTGTACGAGGTCGGCATCTGGGCGGCGCAGATCTTCATCAAGCACACCAAGGCGCCGGAAGAGGGCGCCACCGCGGCCGACTCCTGA
- a CDS encoding monovalent cation:proton antiporter-2 (CPA2) family protein has protein sequence MALEQGSELVKAVVVLAAGVLAVPLFRRLGLGSVLGYLAAGLAIGPFGLAFFNEGQTVLHVAELGVVMFLFVIGLEMQPRRLWKLRREIFGLGLGQVLGCGALLTVAGVALGLAPAVAFIGAMGFVLSSTAIVMQILDERGDTSTPRGQRIVSILLLEDLAIVPLLALVALMAPAPPSASGTSRWIAVGAGLVAVVGLITVSRWLLNPLFRVLAHAKAREVMTAAALLVVLGAALAMQWSGLSMAMGAFAAGVMLSESTFRHQLEADIEPFRGILLGLFFMGVGMSLDLRLVLADWPLILGGVVACMAIKGLGVYAVARLTRARHPEALERAMLMAQGGEFAFVLYSAAATAGLVSVGVHAVLTAAVIVSMALTPLAVLSLRWLLPRRAEQNMDGVQVAENLSSCVLIIGFGRFGQIASQALLARGLQVTIIESDTDMIRGAAQFGFQVYYGDGARLDVLHASGARTAKAILVCVDDKEATNRIVALIKHEFPLTPVLARAYDRQHAIELVRLGVDWQLRETFESAMNFGLQALRTLGVEPEQVAEVEEDLRRRDAERMTLQLAGDREAALRLLHGNKWAPVPLTQPQREGRPMNPEAAGAIESVVSPQGARPAGETKPPELVK, from the coding sequence ATGGCGCTCGAGCAAGGCAGCGAGCTGGTCAAGGCGGTGGTGGTGCTGGCCGCCGGCGTGCTGGCGGTGCCCCTGTTCCGGCGACTGGGCCTGGGTTCGGTGCTGGGCTACCTGGCCGCCGGCCTGGCCATCGGCCCGTTCGGGCTGGCGTTCTTCAACGAGGGCCAGACCGTCCTGCACGTGGCCGAGCTGGGCGTGGTGATGTTCCTGTTCGTCATCGGCCTGGAGATGCAGCCGCGCCGGCTGTGGAAGCTGCGCCGCGAGATCTTCGGGCTGGGCCTGGGCCAGGTGCTGGGCTGCGGCGCCCTGCTCACCGTGGCGGGCGTGGCGCTGGGCCTGGCACCCGCCGTGGCCTTCATCGGCGCCATGGGCTTCGTGCTGTCGTCCACCGCCATCGTGATGCAGATCCTGGACGAGCGGGGCGACACCTCGACGCCGCGCGGCCAGCGCATCGTCTCCATCCTGCTGCTGGAAGACCTGGCCATCGTGCCGCTGCTCGCCCTGGTGGCCCTGATGGCGCCCGCGCCGCCCAGCGCCTCCGGCACCTCGCGCTGGATCGCGGTCGGCGCCGGGCTCGTGGCGGTGGTGGGGCTGATCACGGTCAGCCGCTGGCTGCTCAATCCCCTGTTCCGCGTGCTGGCGCACGCCAAGGCGCGCGAGGTGATGACGGCGGCAGCGCTGCTGGTGGTGCTGGGCGCGGCGCTGGCCATGCAGTGGAGCGGGCTGTCCATGGCCATGGGCGCTTTTGCCGCCGGCGTGATGCTGTCGGAATCGACCTTCCGCCACCAGCTGGAGGCCGACATCGAGCCCTTCCGCGGCATCCTGCTGGGCCTGTTCTTCATGGGCGTGGGCATGTCGCTGGACCTGCGGCTGGTGCTGGCGGACTGGCCGCTGATCCTGGGCGGCGTGGTGGCCTGCATGGCGATCAAGGGACTGGGGGTGTATGCGGTGGCCCGGCTGACCCGGGCGCGCCACCCCGAGGCGCTGGAGCGGGCCATGCTGATGGCCCAGGGCGGCGAATTCGCCTTCGTGCTGTACTCGGCCGCGGCGACCGCGGGCCTGGTGAGCGTCGGCGTGCACGCGGTCCTGACCGCCGCGGTGATCGTGTCCATGGCCCTCACGCCGCTGGCCGTGCTGTCCCTGCGCTGGCTGCTGCCGCGACGCGCCGAGCAGAACATGGACGGCGTGCAGGTGGCCGAGAACCTGTCCAGCTGCGTGCTGATCATCGGTTTCGGCCGTTTCGGCCAGATCGCCAGCCAGGCCCTGCTGGCGCGCGGGCTCCAGGTCACCATCATCGAGAGCGACACCGACATGATCCGCGGCGCGGCGCAGTTCGGCTTCCAGGTGTACTACGGCGACGGCGCGCGGCTGGACGTGCTGCACGCCAGCGGCGCCCGCACCGCCAAGGCCATCCTGGTGTGCGTGGACGACAAGGAGGCGACCAACCGCATCGTTGCGCTGATCAAGCACGAGTTCCCGCTGACGCCGGTGCTGGCGCGGGCCTACGACCGGCAGCATGCCATCGAGCTGGTCCGGCTGGGCGTGGACTGGCAGCTGCGCGAAACCTTCGAATCGGCCATGAACTTCGGCCTGCAGGCCTTGCGCACGCTCGGCGTGGAGCCCGAGCAGGTGGCCGAGGTGGAAGAGGACCTGCGGCGCCGCGATGCCGAGCGCATGACGCTGCAGCTGGCCGGCGACCGCGAAGCCGCGCTGCGGCTGCTGCACGGCAACAAGTGGGCGCCGGTGCCCCTCACCCAGCCGCAGCGCGAGGGCCGTCCCATGAACCCGGAAGCCGCGGGCGCCATCGAGTCGGTGGTGTCGCCGCAGGGCGCACGGCCGGCCGGGGAAACCAAGCCGCCCGAACTGGTGAAGTGA
- a CDS encoding S1C family serine protease, giving the protein MRRYWLVFSQAVTVLLAAYFVVATLQPDWLGRVGTVTHSTGVSLIEAPPAPAGTAPPGSFRQAAQRASAAVVSINTSKAANPNSNDPWFRFFFGERGGAPQAGLGSGVIISAEGYILTNNHVVEGADEIEVVLNDSRSTRAKVIGTDPETDLAILRITLDRLPVITLGSSDSLQVGDQVLAIGNPFGVGQTVTSGIVSALGRNQLGINTFENFIQTDAAINPGNSGGALVDVNGQLMGINTAIYSRSGGSMGIGFAIPVSTAKLVLEGIVKEGVVRRGWIGVEPADLSPELMETFGVKARRGVLITGVLQNGPAAQAGIRPGDVIMEVAGSQIGNVSELLTSVAALRPGQPTPFRLQRRDDAVELNVTPGLRPKPQMPR; this is encoded by the coding sequence ATGCGTCGCTACTGGCTCGTTTTCTCGCAGGCCGTCACCGTGCTGCTGGCCGCCTATTTCGTGGTCGCCACGCTCCAGCCGGACTGGCTAGGGCGGGTGGGCACGGTGACGCACTCGACCGGCGTTTCCCTGATCGAGGCGCCGCCGGCGCCGGCCGGCACGGCGCCGCCGGGCAGCTTCCGCCAGGCGGCGCAGCGCGCCTCGGCCGCCGTGGTCAGCATCAACACCAGCAAGGCCGCCAACCCGAACAGCAACGATCCCTGGTTCCGCTTCTTCTTCGGCGAGCGCGGCGGCGCACCCCAGGCCGGCCTGGGCAGCGGGGTAATCATCAGCGCCGAGGGCTATATCCTCACCAACAACCACGTGGTGGAGGGCGCGGACGAGATCGAGGTAGTGCTCAACGACAGCCGCAGCACGCGGGCCAAGGTGATAGGCACCGACCCCGAGACCGACCTGGCCATCCTGCGCATCACGCTGGACCGCCTGCCGGTGATCACGCTGGGCAGCTCGGACTCGCTCCAGGTCGGCGACCAGGTACTGGCCATCGGCAACCCGTTCGGCGTCGGCCAGACCGTGACCAGCGGCATCGTCAGCGCGCTGGGGCGCAACCAGCTGGGCATCAACACCTTCGAGAACTTCATCCAGACCGACGCCGCGATCAACCCGGGCAACTCGGGCGGGGCGCTGGTGGACGTCAACGGCCAGCTGATGGGCATCAACACCGCCATCTATTCGCGCTCGGGCGGCAGCATGGGCATCGGTTTCGCCATCCCGGTGTCCACCGCCAAGCTGGTGCTGGAGGGCATCGTCAAGGAAGGCGTGGTGCGGCGCGGCTGGATCGGCGTGGAGCCGGCCGACCTGTCGCCCGAGCTGATGGAGACCTTCGGCGTGAAGGCCCGGCGCGGCGTGCTCATCACCGGCGTGCTGCAGAACGGCCCGGCGGCGCAGGCCGGCATCCGGCCCGGCGACGTGATCATGGAAGTGGCCGGCAGCCAGATCGGCAACGTGTCGGAGCTGCTGACCAGCGTGGCCGCGCTGCGGCCGGGCCAGCCCACGCCCTTCAGGCTGCAGCGCCGCGACGATGCGGTCGAGCTGAATGTGACCCCCGGCCTGCGGCCCAAGCCGCAGATGCCGCGCTAG
- a CDS encoding Nif3-like dinuclear metal center hexameric protein, whose product MADRDQLLRAFDELLQPQQFKDYGPNGLQVEGRREVRRIVSGVTASRALIEAAIAGRADALFVHHGLFWRGHDGRVTGWLRQRLGLLLAHDISLYAYHLPLDAHPELGNNAQLGQRLGLRATGRFGEQSLGFIGQRADGGAFRDAAELARHLEDALHRPVTRVDAAPGAIRNIAWCTGGAQGYFEAAIAAGADAFLTGEISEPQAHYARECGVGYFACGHHASERYGAPAVAAHVAAALGLEHRFIDIDNPA is encoded by the coding sequence ATGGCCGACCGAGACCAGCTGCTGCGCGCCTTCGACGAGCTGCTGCAACCCCAGCAGTTCAAGGACTACGGACCCAACGGTCTGCAGGTCGAAGGCCGGCGCGAGGTGCGCCGCATCGTCTCCGGCGTCACGGCCAGCCGCGCGCTGATCGAGGCCGCCATCGCCGGGCGGGCCGACGCCCTGTTCGTCCACCATGGCCTGTTCTGGCGCGGGCACGACGGCCGGGTGACCGGCTGGCTGCGCCAGCGCCTGGGCCTGCTGCTGGCGCACGACATCAGCCTCTACGCCTACCATCTGCCGCTGGATGCCCATCCTGAGCTGGGCAACAACGCGCAGCTGGGGCAGCGGCTGGGGTTGCGCGCCACCGGCCGCTTCGGCGAGCAGTCGCTCGGCTTCATCGGCCAGCGGGCCGACGGCGGCGCGTTCCGGGATGCGGCCGAACTCGCGCGACACCTGGAGGACGCGCTGCACCGGCCGGTCACCCGGGTGGACGCCGCGCCAGGCGCCATCAGGAACATCGCCTGGTGCACCGGCGGGGCCCAGGGCTATTTCGAGGCGGCGATCGCCGCGGGCGCCGATGCCTTCCTCACCGGCGAGATCTCCGAGCCCCAGGCGCACTACGCCCGCGAGTGCGGCGTCGGCTACTTCGCCTGCGGCCACCATGCCAGCGAGCGCTATGGCGCGCCGGCCGTGGCGGCGCACGTCGCCGCCGCGCTGGGGCTGGAGCACCGGTTCATCGACATCGACAACCCGGCATGA
- the pdxA gene encoding 4-hydroxythreonine-4-phosphate dehydrogenase PdxA, translated as MKTGALLALTLGDPAGIGGEIIAKAFRDAPEHTGGCFVVGDLAHLRRAVQAAAAERPPLPVAVIEAPGDALDLPPRCIPLLQPGPGGELVPWGQVSARAGRLAADAVVWAARAALRGEIAGLVTAPLHKEALAAAGVPYPGHTELLQAEAAAFLGRPVEQLPVRMMLANEELRTVLVSIHLPLRKALDAVTFDNVLQTLDITHRALGRALGRPPRIAVAGLNPHAGEGGLFGREELDVIGPAVAAARGRGLDVHGPFAPDTVFMRARTGEFDVVVAMYHDQGLIPVKYLGVQHGVNVTLGLPLVRTSPDHGTAFDIAGTGRADASSLVAAIRTARDLSADATS; from the coding sequence ATGAAGACCGGCGCCCTCCTGGCCCTGACCCTGGGCGACCCCGCCGGCATCGGCGGGGAGATCATCGCCAAGGCCTTCCGCGACGCGCCCGAGCACACGGGCGGCTGCTTCGTGGTGGGCGATCTCGCCCATCTGCGCCGGGCGGTCCAGGCGGCCGCCGCCGAGAGGCCGCCGCTGCCGGTGGCCGTGATCGAGGCGCCGGGCGATGCGCTGGACCTGCCGCCGCGCTGCATTCCGCTGCTGCAGCCCGGCCCGGGCGGCGAGCTGGTGCCCTGGGGGCAGGTCAGCGCGCGGGCCGGCCGGCTGGCGGCGGACGCGGTGGTCTGGGCGGCCCGGGCGGCGCTGCGGGGCGAGATCGCCGGGCTGGTGACGGCGCCCCTGCACAAGGAGGCGCTGGCGGCCGCCGGCGTGCCCTACCCGGGCCACACCGAGCTCTTGCAGGCCGAGGCCGCAGCCTTCCTCGGCCGCCCGGTGGAGCAGTTGCCGGTGCGCATGATGCTGGCCAACGAGGAGCTGCGCACCGTGCTGGTGAGCATCCACCTGCCGCTGCGAAAGGCGCTGGACGCGGTCACCTTCGACAACGTGCTCCAGACCCTGGACATCACGCACCGGGCGCTGGGCCGGGCGCTCGGCCGGCCGCCGCGCATCGCGGTCGCCGGGCTGAATCCGCATGCCGGGGAGGGCGGGCTGTTCGGGCGGGAGGAACTGGACGTCATCGGCCCGGCCGTGGCGGCGGCACGAGGCCGGGGACTGGACGTGCACGGCCCGTTTGCGCCCGACACGGTCTTCATGCGCGCCCGCACCGGCGAGTTCGACGTGGTGGTGGCCATGTATCACGACCAGGGCCTGATCCCGGTCAAGTACCTGGGCGTGCAGCACGGGGTGAACGTGACGCTGGGCCTGCCGCTGGTGCGCACCAGCCCCGACCACGGCACCGCCTTCGACATCGCCGGCACCGGCCGGGCCGACGCGTCCAGCCTGGTCGCGGCCATCCGCACGGCGCGCGACCTGAGCGCCGACGCTACTTCTTAA
- the mscL gene encoding large conductance mechanosensitive channel protein MscL has product MGMLKEFREFAVKGNVIDLAVGVIIGAAFGKIVDSLVRDIIMPVISLVGGDLDFSSKFVVLGRVPQGVPYILADLVKAGVPVLAWGSFLTVVLNFTILAFVIFLMVRQINRLKRLHAEPAAAAPAAPPEDIVLLREIRDSLKK; this is encoded by the coding sequence ATGGGCATGCTCAAGGAATTCCGCGAATTCGCCGTCAAGGGCAACGTGATCGACCTGGCCGTCGGCGTCATCATCGGCGCGGCGTTCGGCAAGATCGTCGATTCGCTGGTCAGGGACATCATCATGCCGGTGATCAGCCTGGTCGGCGGCGACCTGGACTTCTCCAGCAAGTTCGTGGTGCTCGGCCGCGTGCCCCAGGGCGTTCCCTACATCCTGGCCGACCTGGTCAAGGCCGGCGTGCCGGTCCTTGCCTGGGGCAGCTTCCTCACCGTCGTGCTCAACTTCACCATCCTGGCCTTCGTGATCTTCCTGATGGTGCGGCAGATCAATCGCCTCAAGCGCCTGCATGCCGAGCCCGCCGCGGCCGCGCCGGCGGCGCCGCCGGAAGACATCGTGCTGCTGCGCGAGATCCGCGACAGCCTTAAGAAGTAG
- the petA gene encoding ubiquinol-cytochrome c reductase iron-sulfur subunit: MSATPVDTSKRTWLIASGCAGAVGAGFVAVPFVSSFQPSERARAAGAPVEVDIGALQPGDKITVEWRGKPVWIMKRTPEQLASLKKIEGQLADPNSERTAYPTPEYAKNPHRSIKPEVFVAVGICSHLGCSPTDRLQPGPQPSLPADWQGGFLCPCHGSTFDLAGRVFANKPAPDNLEVPPHTYLSDTRLLIGEDNKA, from the coding sequence ATGAGTGCAACCCCAGTGGACACCAGCAAACGGACGTGGCTGATCGCGTCCGGCTGCGCCGGAGCCGTGGGCGCCGGTTTCGTGGCCGTGCCCTTCGTCAGCAGCTTCCAGCCGTCGGAGAGGGCCCGTGCCGCGGGCGCGCCGGTGGAGGTGGACATCGGAGCACTGCAGCCCGGCGACAAGATCACCGTGGAATGGCGCGGCAAGCCGGTGTGGATCATGAAGCGAACGCCCGAGCAGCTGGCCTCGCTCAAGAAGATCGAGGGCCAGCTGGCGGACCCCAATTCCGAGCGCACCGCCTACCCGACGCCCGAGTACGCCAAGAACCCCCACCGCTCCATCAAGCCCGAGGTGTTCGTGGCCGTGGGCATCTGCTCGCACCTGGGCTGCTCTCCGACGGACAGGCTGCAGCCCGGTCCTCAGCCTTCGCTGCCGGCCGACTGGCAGGGTGGCTTCCTGTGCCCGTGCCACGGCTCCACCTTCGACTTGGCGGGCCGCGTGTTCGCCAACAAGCCCGCGCCCGACAACCTGGAAGTGCCGCCCCACACCTACCTGTCGGACACGCGCCTCTTGATCGGCGAAGACAACAAGGCTTGA
- a CDS encoding cytochrome b encodes MAAEFKEISPNATAGEKLGNWFNNRFPSAGESLRYHVTEYYAPKNFNFWYFFGSLALLVLVIQIVTGIFLVMHYKPDANLAFASVEYIMRDVPWGWLVRYMHSTGASAFFVVVYLHMFKSLIYGSYRKPRELVWIFGCTIFLTLMAEAFMGYLLPWGQMSYWGAQVIVNLFSAIPFIGPDLALLIRGDYVVSDATLNRFFSFHVIAVPLVLLGLVVAHLLALHDVGSNNPDGVEIKGPNAPRDEKGRPLDGIPFHPYYTVHDIMGVAVFLALFSAVIFFAPEFGGYFLEYNNFIPADPLKTPAHIAPVWYFTPFYSMLRAITSEMMYALVLCVLAAAAFGVLRSRMSPIGKGAVVLGAAVAIALMLAIDAKFWGVVVMGGAVIILFFLPWLDASPVKSIRYRPQWHKWMYGLFVVNFLVLGYLGVQPPSPLGERVSQIGTLFYFGFFLLMPWWSRLGAFKPVPERITFAAH; translated from the coding sequence ATGGCTGCTGAATTCAAGGAAATCTCCCCGAACGCCACGGCCGGCGAGAAGCTCGGCAACTGGTTCAACAACCGGTTCCCCTCGGCCGGCGAGTCCCTGCGCTACCACGTCACCGAGTACTACGCGCCCAAGAACTTCAACTTCTGGTACTTCTTCGGCTCGCTGGCCCTGCTGGTGCTGGTGATCCAGATCGTCACCGGCATCTTCCTGGTGATGCACTACAAGCCGGACGCCAACCTGGCGTTCGCCTCGGTCGAGTACATCATGCGCGACGTGCCCTGGGGCTGGCTGGTGCGCTACATGCACTCCACCGGCGCCTCCGCGTTTTTCGTGGTGGTGTACCTGCATATGTTCAAGAGCCTGATCTACGGCAGCTACCGCAAGCCGCGCGAGCTGGTCTGGATCTTCGGCTGCACCATCTTCCTGACGCTCATGGCCGAGGCCTTCATGGGCTACCTGCTGCCCTGGGGCCAGATGTCCTACTGGGGCGCCCAGGTGATCGTGAACCTGTTCTCCGCCATCCCCTTCATCGGCCCCGACCTGGCGCTGCTGATCCGCGGCGACTACGTGGTGTCCGACGCTACGCTCAACCGCTTCTTCAGCTTCCACGTGATCGCCGTGCCGCTGGTGCTGCTGGGCCTGGTGGTGGCGCACCTGCTGGCACTGCACGACGTGGGCTCGAACAACCCCGACGGCGTGGAGATCAAGGGCCCCAACGCCCCGCGCGACGAGAAAGGCCGGCCGCTGGACGGCATCCCCTTCCATCCGTACTACACGGTGCACGACATCATGGGCGTGGCGGTGTTCCTGGCGCTGTTCTCGGCCGTGATCTTCTTCGCGCCCGAGTTCGGCGGCTACTTCCTGGAATACAACAACTTCATCCCGGCCGACCCGCTGAAGACCCCCGCCCACATCGCGCCGGTGTGGTACTTCACGCCCTTCTATTCGATGCTGCGCGCCATCACCAGCGAGATGATGTACGCCCTCGTCCTGTGCGTGCTGGCCGCTGCCGCGTTCGGCGTGCTGCGCAGCCGAATGTCCCCCATCGGCAAGGGGGCCGTGGTGCTGGGCGCCGCCGTCGCCATCGCGTTGATGCTGGCCATCGACGCCAAGTTCTGGGGCGTGGTCGTGATGGGTGGCGCCGTGATCATCCTGTTCTTCCTGCCCTGGCTGGACGCGAGCCCGGTCAAGTCCATCCGCTACCGGCCCCAGTGGCACAAGTGGATGTACGGCCTGTTCGTCGTCAACTTCCTGGTGCTGGGCTACCTGGGCGTGCAGCCGCCTTCGCCGCTGGGCGAGCGGGTGTCGCAGATCGGCACGCTGTTCTACTTCGGCTTCTTCCTGCTGATGCCCTGGTGGAGCCGCCTGGGGGCCTTCAAGCCCGTGCCCGAGCGCATCACCTTTGCCGCGCACTGA